GTCACTAACCGCCAGCTTCGCGAACGTTTGTTCAAAGAGCTCGAGCGGAACGTGGCCCTCCGCGTTCGTCAGGTCGAAAATAGCGATGCTTTTGCAGTTTCGGGACGTGGCGTGCTGCACCTTTCGGTTCTCATCGAAAACATGCGCCGCGAGAGTTTTGAGCTGTCGGTCAGCAAGCCTCAAGTGATTTTGCGCGATGGTCCTAACGGCAAAGAAGAGCCGTTTGAATCGCTCGTTGTCGAAGTTCCTTCGGTGAAGCTCGGCCCGGTGATGGAACTGGTCGGTGCACGTCGTGGTGAAATTGAAGAGATGCATGTGCGCGGCGATTTCACCCACGCCAAGTTTTTGATTCCTGCTCGCGGACTGATCGGATTGCGTACGCGACTGCTCAACGCCACGCAAGGCGAAGCGATCGTGCATCACCGATTTGCTGGCTATCGGCCGATGATTGGCGAGATTCCCGGCCGCGCGAATGGCGTTTACATCTCGATGATGTCGGGCAAAGCGAACGCCTACAGCCTCAACACACTGCAAGAGCGTGCCGACCTGTTCATCACGCACAACGACGAAGTGTACGAAGGGCAGATCATCGGTGAGAACAGCCGCGAGAACGACAACGCGGTGAATCCGACGAAGGAAAAGAAGCTCACGAACATGCGGGCGAGTGGTTCGGATGAAAACATCCTGCTCAAGCCACCACGCAAGATGGACCTCGAAGCGGCCCTCGAGTACATCGAAGACGACGAGCTGGTCGAGATCACTCCGACGCAGATTCGTCTCCGGAAGATGTACCTCAAGGAAACCGATCGCCGTCGCGAAGGTCGTCGCGCGGCCGATGTCGCTGCTTCGTCGTAAGCGAGCGCCGCGCGAAACCTCTGATGGCTAACTCGCTGGCGTTTCTCGCTTCTGAAACACCAGCGTGACGAGCATCCCGCCGAACAGGCCAAACAGCGTGCCGAGGATGGCGTGCGCGCTGGAGCGCGTGCCGGGAGAATTCGAAAGAATTTGCGTCCCTGGGGTCCACTGCGGCGCGCTCCCGTCGGTCCATTTCACCAGGTAGTTACTCCCCTCGATCTCTGCGATCGTGCCGGAGTAGTAGCTGCCGTTCCGCCAGCGGGCCATCACCGTTGCCCCGACATAGCGCGAGCCGATCACGTTTTGCTCGATCAGTTCGACGAGGCTCGACGTAATCATTTTGGAAACGGGGCGGAGATTCGAAGTGCCGCTGGGGACCATGATCACGCCCGGCGATTGAACCATCTGCTCGAACGACGAAACCGCCTCGTATTCGGTGAAGAGATAGGTCCACCCAAAGATCGCAGCGCCGAGCCAAAACAGCTTGTCGTTCCCGAGGGTCGCAATCGCCCCGGCAGTCGCTAGACAGACAACGCTGATATAGACCGTCAGCGCCACGCTTCCGGCGATTTCGGATTTCGAGACCATGAGGGCCAGCAGCACCGACAGCAGTGTGAGGGCTGAGAGTCCTCCCGACATCGAGAATCGAAGGCCACGCATAGTGCTAACGTCCTGTCTCAACGATGTGTCTGTCGCTGCTCGAAATCACGTCACCTAGGCGAGGCTCATCTTGTTGCCCCAAGTGGCTAGCGATTCGTGGCAGGCGGGAGCCTGCTCTACGAGTCTGTCGTTCAAGGCTCAAAACCAGGCAATTCGCTTCAGGGTGTCGAGCTACGGCATTGTAGGGCTCTGGGGACTCTCTTCGCGAGCCTTCTCAGGGGGTGGAAATCTGTAACTTCCACGTAAAGATGCCCCATAGAACGCCGAGCGCCTACGAGCCAAAATGGTGGGGATGTCCCGATTGCTACGCCTCACCACCGGCCCGGGGATCGCGCGAGCGGAAACTTACCAATTCACTCTGATTCTCGAGGCACACGCAAGCCGAAGCTGACCAACACCCTGCCGCTTCGAAACTTGCTCGTTGCTCCCCTTGGCTATGCTTTTGGGGGCCGCGTCGCCGACTTACTCGATTTTCCCGAATTTGCGGGGGAGAGATTGTTTCTGTGGCATCCATCATCGACGACGTGCAGCTTCCAGCCGACCAATCCAACTTTCCAACGACGGCGCTCGATCTGCGTGAATCGCTCCGTCCGATTCGAGCGAAGCTCGTCGGGCATCGACTCTACTCCAAGATTCGCACGATCGACGATTTGCGACTCTTCCTCGAGCATCATGTGTTCGCGGTGTGGGATTTCATGTCGCTGCTGAAGTGGCTGCAGCGCTCCTACACCTGTGTCGAAACGCCTTGGCTGCCGAGTCGCGATCCACTCACGCGCCGCCTGATTAACGAGATTGTGCTGGCCGAAGAGTCGGACGACGATGGGGAAGGGGGCTACACGAGCCATTTTGAGATGTACCTTGCGGCGATGAACGCTTGCCATGCCAGTGCTGCGCCGATTAGCGCGCTGGTGCAATATTTGGCCGAGGGAGCTTCGATCGAAAGCGCCCTCGAGCGCTGCGGTGGCCCAGCAGCGGCGACTACGTTTGTACGCTCGACCATGCAGCTGATCCACGAGGGGAATCGCTCGAAAATCACAGCCGCCTTTGCCCTGGGGCGCGAGGATGTGATTCCCGACATGTTTCGGATGATTGTGGCCGATCTCGAGCAGCAGTTTCCGGGTGAACTCGCGACGCTGCGGCTCTATCTCGAGCGGCACATTTCGCTCGACGAAGAGACCCACACGCCACTCGCTCTGCGGATGCTGACGCAAGTGGCTAGCGAAGATGAAAACGGCTGGCGCGACGCGCACGAGGCAGCTCAGCAATGCCTGCTTGAGCGGCTCCGTTTGTGGGACGCCATTGCCGACGCGCTCGATGCTCGTGTGTAGTTCGCCGCGCATTGGTCGCGCTATGCCTCTGCATTCAGACGCCTCAAAAACTTGCGATTTCCTAGCTCCGCTCGACCACTCCCGCAAAAGGTTCTCTCCACCGTATGCCCGAGTCGCCACTCCCTCATGCCACGATTGATCCGACCTCAATTTTCGAGCACTTTCGTGGCAATCATGGGACCGAACTGCTGACGGCAGCAGCGGCCCATTTTCGGCTGTTCGATAAGCTGGCGGCTGGTCCCCTCGCGTGGCATGAACTTCGGAGTCAACTGGCCCTGGCCGAGCGCCCCTTGGTGGTGCTGATCACGGCGCTGCGTGCGATGCGGCTGATCGAGCGCGCGAGCGACAAGTATCGGCTCACGCCGCTGGCGCGCGAGCACCTGGTTTCGACTTCGCCACTGTCGGTCGCCGACTACATCGGTCTCGCCGCCGAGTCTCCCGGTGTGCTGGCGATGGTCGAGCGATTACGCACCGATCTTCCGGCCGGAGCCAAGTCCGACACCGACGAGGGAGCGGGAACTGCGTTCATTTATCGCGAGGGGACCGACTCGGCGATGGAGCAGGAGGCTTCCGCGCGGCATCTCACGCTCGCGCTGGCCGGACGAGCAAAAAATGTGGCACCGGTTTTGGCCGATGTCCTTCCGCTCGCAGGGGATGAAACGCTGCTCGATCTCGGTGGCGGCACCGGGATCTACAGCATCGCGCTCTTGCGAAAATATCCGCAGCTGCGCGCGATCGTGCTCGATCGGCCCGAGGTGCTGAAAGTCTCGCATGAATTTGCCGAGCAGTATGGGGTCGCCGATCGTTTAGAGCTCTTGGCGGGAGATATGTTCAGCGCCGCGCTGCCCGCAGGAGTCGACCGCGTGCTCCTTTCCAACATCTTGCACGACTGGGATGTTCCTGAGTGCATCGAGCTGCTGAAGCGTTCTGCAGCGGCTCTTTCGGTGCGTGGCGAAGTGCTGATTCACGATGTGTTTCTGAGCGACGAACTCGATGGACCACTCCCGATCGCGCTCTATTCGGCGGCTCTCTTTACGCTCACCGAAGGGCGAGCCTATAGCGCTGCGGAGTATCGCGCGATGCTCGGCGCAGCTGGGCTCACAGCGGGACAGGTAATCCCCACGCTGATTCACTGCGGTGTGCTTGTCGCGCGACGCGCGTAATGACGTCTGCGTCGTGTGCAGCTCCGATTAAGGCCAGTTTGTAGCGATTTTGACACCTTTGAGCCCTGGCGAGCGCTGCATCGCGCCACTTCTTCGGAAAATGCATCGTCTGCCTATCAAGCCGAACGTTGCGGTCGTAGCACAGCCGCCAGCCGTAGTAGATCGATCGATTCCGAGCGGTCGATAAGTAAGAAAGTGCGTCACCTCGCACAGGCGGAACCACGAGGTGCGGAATTGATTATGTCTTGTCACATCGCGAAGTATTTGCTGGCGGCCAAGGCCGTTTGCGATCGCGGTGCGCGACGAGCGATCCATTTCAGCCTGCTTTGGTTCGGCGCACTCGGCTGGCTCCTCGGCGCTTCGAGCGCTACTGCCCAGCCCGGCTTTCTGCCGATCGATAATCTCCGCCACGCGCAGCCGGCTTATCGCGGGGGCTCTTCAGCCACCGTAGCCCGCCCTATCTCGGGTGGAGCGCCGCAAACACCGCACCCAGCAATCGTGCGTGTCGTCGTCGCCGAGAAAGAGGGAATCTCGCTCGGCAGCGGCACGCTGATTGATGTTCGTGGCGAGTGGGGGCTGGTGATCAGCAACTGGCATGTCGTGCGCGATGCGGCTGGTCCGATTCAAATTCAATTCGCCAATGGCTACGTCGCACCCGCAACCGTGGTGAAGACCGATAGCGACTGGGATCTCGCTGCCCTTTCGGTCCATAAGCCGAGCGCTGCTCCGATTCCGCTGGCAGGGGCCGCGCCTCAGCCGGGCGAACCGCTGTCGATCGCCGGTTACGGATCGGGTAGCTACCGAGTGGCGAGTGGCCGCGTCACGCAGTACCTCGCGCCGGGTGTGAAGTTTCCGTATGAGATTGTGGAAGTCTCGGCCGAAGCTCGCCAAGGAGATTCGGGGGGACCGATCCTCAACGCGCGCGGCGAACTGGCCGGGGTGCTGTTCGGGTCGGCGGGCGGTTTGACGTCGGGAAGCTATGTCGGCAGGGTGCGCGAGTTTTTGGTCGGCGTCTTGCCAGCTGGTAACGCGTTGCCAGGTGCAGCCGCTCCGATGGTCGCTTCTCCAGCGCCCCGTTTTCCGGTCCCTAGTACACCGCAAATGCCTGGGAATTTGCCCCCTTTTGCGACCGAGCTGGCCCAGGCCAATCCCGCGAGCTCTGGCTGGAAACCGGCCACTTCGTCGCGCGAATCACTGGAGTCGAGCGCCGCCGATCAGCCTCGCGAGCCGAGCAGCGCCGGGGATCGCGCGCGGATTGTCGATCAGCCTCTCACGCAGGTCGGCGACCATGTCGGCAACGAAAACGCGCCGCTGATGGATGCTCCACCACCATCGGCACCCGAACGGGCGATCGATCTTTCTCCAGCGACACGTCCGGTTCTCGAGGCGACACCAGCCGACCGTTTGGCGGTGGTCGACGAGCCGCGCGCAGTGGCGCTACAGTCGCTCGAAGATGAAGAAGAACAGCCGACATCGCGTGGCCTGGGGATCATTCACTCCCCGCTTCCACCGCGTAGTTCGCAAATGACAACCGCCGGGGGAATCTCTCCCGATGCGCCAGCCGAACAACTCTTGGCCGCTGCTTGGAGACAGATTGCGGGGAGCACGTTCTACGATCAGGCCAAAACCGTGTTTGCCGTGGTCGGCATCCTGCTATTGCTGGGACACTTCTACCGGATGAACGCGCAGCCCGAAGAGGAAGTCCATCCCGAAGAAGAGTAGTCGCAAGAATCGCTTAATGCCTGGCACTGAGCGACCAACACAACGCGCCTGGCACTACGCAATAGCCCGCACGAGTACGAGTTTATCGTCTCCCGGCAAGTAGAAATCTTTCAGCACCGCTTCGAGCTGATAGCCGCAGCGCTCGTAGAACTTTTGCGTCGGAAGGTACTCTGCTTTCCCCGACGTTTCGATGTAGATGCGACGCCCACCAGCACGGCGCACTTCTTCCTCGGCACGCGCGAGAAGCTTTCGCCCCACCCCCATTTTTTGTAGCGCCGGATCGACCGCAATCCAGTAGAGATCGTAGCTTCCTTCGGTCACGGAAATCGGACCGTAACAGGCGTAGCCCACCACCGCGCCATCGATTTCAGCGAAGAGAAATTCGTAGCCCGAAGCGGCTCCTTTCGCGAGTCGCTCCTCGACTAGCTCGACCGCGACTCCAATTTCCGCTTCGCGAAAGAATCCGGTCGCGCGCACAATCCGCTCGACGTTTTTTAGATCGCTGTGAGTCACCTCGGTACGAATCAGCATCGCGGATGCTGACGTTTCGCTCGCTACGACTTGGCTGGGTGCAACAACAGCCGCGCGCTCGGAGCGCCGCAGCGGAGCGAGCACGATCTGCTGAATCGCTTCCTCGAGCGAGCGGCCCGACTGCGCAGCAGCGGCAGCAAAACCGGCATCGGGGGAAAGGCACGGATTGGTGTTCACCTCGAGCAGCAGCGGCTGAGCCTGTTGATCGACCCGAAAGTCGATCCGCGCATAGCCCGACAGCTGCAGCGACTTCCAAGCCTCGCGGCTGAGCTTTTCCAGCAGCGCGAGGAGCGGGCCATCGGACGCCGGAAAATCGAACGTGCGCGGCGTTCCTGTAAACTCGGCCGAATCAGCGCTCCACTTGGCGTCGTACCCCACAATGCGCGGTTTTCCGGCGGGAAAATCGACAAACAGGATCTCCGCGATTGGCAGCACCTCGACACCTTGCTCGGTCGCCAAGAGCGAGACGTTGAACTCGCGCCCGTCGATAAACTGCTCGGCGAAGCAGGGGGTCCCCAAACGGGCTGCCTGCGCGCGAATCGCTGCTGCCACATCGGCCGCCGGACCTAAGACCACGCAGCTGTCGTCGAGGCCCAGCGACGCGTGCTGGCCAATCGCCTTCACGATCCACGGGGGACGAAGTTCAGCGCTCGCGTTCCCCGCGTCATCCAGGGTGCACCACGCCGCTGTCGGCAACTGTTTCTCGCGCAGCAATTGCTTGGTCGCGATTTTGTCGTTGCTCAGCTGCAGCGCTCTGGCTGAAGAGCCGGTGATCGGCACGCCGCGCGCTTCCACTAGACGAACAAACAGCTCGGCCAGCTGATCGCTGCCGGCGAGGGACTCGACGAGATTAAACACCACATCGAATCGGCCGCTAGTGAGCAGTTGATCGACTCGGGTGAAGTCGAGCGACGTTTCGCACACCTCCACTGGCCAGCCAGCGGCACGGCAGGCCTGCTCGACGACAGCCACTTGCTCGAGAACGTCGCGGTCGGAAACGAGCGCATCGCTTCCGACATGCTGATGCACAATCAAAACGCGCGGAATCATAGCTGTTTGCGCGGAAGACGTCGCGCCTTGCTCTGCCGTGAAGCTGCCACGCGCGGAGTCGCGCAAGCGATGATCGCCCCGATCAGCTCGGTGTAGGTCATGCCGATTTTGGTCGCGAGCATTGGCAAATCCGAATGTTCGGGGTGCAAACCGGCCAGCGGGTTCACTTCCAAAAGGTACGGTTTTCCCAAGCTATCGCAGCGAATATCAACCCGCCCTGCATCGCGACAGCCGAGCGTTTTCCAGGTCGCCAGCGACAGAGCTTCCACTTCCTTAACGAGCGGATCATCGGCAGGTCGAATCAGATCGTAGATGATCAGCTCTTCGCAGTTCTCTTTGTTGCGATAGGTGTACCCCACCTGATCGGAATCGCTGCGGAGTTTGATTTCGAGCGAACCGAGCACACGTGTGCTGACTCCTTCTCCGAGCAAACCGGTGGTGAACTCTCGGCCGTCGAGGTAGGTCTCGACCAACACGCTTTGCTGATGCTCGCGGAGCAGATGCTCGCAGATCGCGCGTAGCGCTTCAGGCGATGTGACTTTCGAGAGGCTGGTGACCCCTTTGCTCGTCCCTTCGGCAATCGGCTTGGCGAACAGCGGATAGGGGAGGGTAAGTCCCTCGAGATCTTCGAGCTTACTGATCACCGCAAACGGCGCTGTCGGAAGTCCCGCCGCCGCGAGGACTTGTTTGGTCAGCCCTTTGTGGAGCGTGAGGCTCATCACCAGCGGATCGGAAAAGGTGTAGGGGATGCCGTACACATCGAGGATCGCTGGCACTTGCGCCTCGCGCCCCATCCCTTCGATCCCCTCGGCAATATTGAGAACGAGATCCCAGTCGTCTCCTGCGGTGAGTCGCGCCATGAGCGCTCGCGCACTCCCGATCCGATCGCTGGTGTGACCAAGCTCGGCGAGCGCTTGCTCGAGATGAACGATCGTGTCGTCGCGGTCGAATTCAGCCGCATCGTCGAGCGACATGCCGAGCGCGACATATTCCGAGCGTAGGTCGTAGGTAATTCCAATCCGCATGGTCGGGCGATCTACTGCTTACAAGCGAGAGTCAGGAAGTCTAGCGTTTCGTCTAGCGATGAATGTCATGGAGCAACGAACAGTCTGCCATCCAGTGTGCCACTGGGCTCTGCCCAGTTCGAAGTGTGAAGGGAGTCGATGTTTCAAGGAGATTTCACCAAAACATCGTTTCCAACTTCTGCACTGGCAAGATGCCAATGGCTCCCAACAACAACTGCCATTGCTCGATAGACGAAGTACTAGGGAGCCAACAAGGTTTAACCGGGATCGCCCGAGACGATTTCTTCGTACAGCTGTTTGTGCCACCGCTCGGCATCGGTCTGGTTCATGTCGAGCGCTTCGAGCAACGTCTGACCGATTTGCAGCAGCTGCGTCGGACAGCCGTCGGACAACCCACCTGTCAGTCCAGTGTGGTTGTACTGAAATGGATAGATGCGGCAAACGAGGGGTCGCACTTCCAGCGGAAGGACGCAGCCCGCGTTTCCGAGGAACATGCAGTCCCCATTTTCCTTCCGCTTCAG
This window of the Pirellula staleyi DSM 6068 genome carries:
- a CDS encoding DUF3050 domain-containing protein, which produces MASIIDDVQLPADQSNFPTTALDLRESLRPIRAKLVGHRLYSKIRTIDDLRLFLEHHVFAVWDFMSLLKWLQRSYTCVETPWLPSRDPLTRRLINEIVLAEESDDDGEGGYTSHFEMYLAAMNACHASAAPISALVQYLAEGASIESALERCGGPAAATTFVRSTMQLIHEGNRSKITAAFALGREDVIPDMFRMIVADLEQQFPGELATLRLYLERHISLDEETHTPLALRMLTQVASEDENGWRDAHEAAQQCLLERLRLWDAIADALDARV
- a CDS encoding methyltransferase; the protein is MPESPLPHATIDPTSIFEHFRGNHGTELLTAAAAHFRLFDKLAAGPLAWHELRSQLALAERPLVVLITALRAMRLIERASDKYRLTPLAREHLVSTSPLSVADYIGLAAESPGVLAMVERLRTDLPAGAKSDTDEGAGTAFIYREGTDSAMEQEASARHLTLALAGRAKNVAPVLADVLPLAGDETLLDLGGGTGIYSIALLRKYPQLRAIVLDRPEVLKVSHEFAEQYGVADRLELLAGDMFSAALPAGVDRVLLSNILHDWDVPECIELLKRSAAALSVRGEVLIHDVFLSDELDGPLPIALYSAALFTLTEGRAYSAAEYRAMLGAAGLTAGQVIPTLIHCGVLVARRA
- a CDS encoding serine protease; its protein translation is MSCHIAKYLLAAKAVCDRGARRAIHFSLLWFGALGWLLGASSATAQPGFLPIDNLRHAQPAYRGGSSATVARPISGGAPQTPHPAIVRVVVAEKEGISLGSGTLIDVRGEWGLVISNWHVVRDAAGPIQIQFANGYVAPATVVKTDSDWDLAALSVHKPSAAPIPLAGAAPQPGEPLSIAGYGSGSYRVASGRVTQYLAPGVKFPYEIVEVSAEARQGDSGGPILNARGELAGVLFGSAGGLTSGSYVGRVREFLVGVLPAGNALPGAAAPMVASPAPRFPVPSTPQMPGNLPPFATELAQANPASSGWKPATSSRESLESSAADQPREPSSAGDRARIVDQPLTQVGDHVGNENAPLMDAPPPSAPERAIDLSPATRPVLEATPADRLAVVDEPRAVALQSLEDEEEQPTSRGLGIIHSPLPPRSSQMTTAGGISPDAPAEQLLAAAWRQIAGSTFYDQAKTVFAVVGILLLLGHFYRMNAQPEEEVHPEEE
- a CDS encoding GNAT family N-acetyltransferase, giving the protein MIPRVLIVHQHVGSDALVSDRDVLEQVAVVEQACRAAGWPVEVCETSLDFTRVDQLLTSGRFDVVFNLVESLAGSDQLAELFVRLVEARGVPITGSSARALQLSNDKIATKQLLREKQLPTAAWCTLDDAGNASAELRPPWIVKAIGQHASLGLDDSCVVLGPAADVAAAIRAQAARLGTPCFAEQFIDGREFNVSLLATEQGVEVLPIAEILFVDFPAGKPRIVGYDAKWSADSAEFTGTPRTFDFPASDGPLLALLEKLSREAWKSLQLSGYARIDFRVDQQAQPLLLEVNTNPCLSPDAGFAAAAAQSGRSLEEAIQQIVLAPLRRSERAAVVAPSQVVASETSASAMLIRTEVTHSDLKNVERIVRATGFFREAEIGVAVELVEERLAKGAASGYEFLFAEIDGAVVGYACYGPISVTEGSYDLYWIAVDPALQKMGVGRKLLARAEEEVRRAGGRRIYIETSGKAEYLPTQKFYERCGYQLEAVLKDFYLPGDDKLVLVRAIA
- a CDS encoding D-alanine--D-alanine ligase encodes the protein MRIGITYDLRSEYVALGMSLDDAAEFDRDDTIVHLEQALAELGHTSDRIGSARALMARLTAGDDWDLVLNIAEGIEGMGREAQVPAILDVYGIPYTFSDPLVMSLTLHKGLTKQVLAAAGLPTAPFAVISKLEDLEGLTLPYPLFAKPIAEGTSKGVTSLSKVTSPEALRAICEHLLREHQQSVLVETYLDGREFTTGLLGEGVSTRVLGSLEIKLRSDSDQVGYTYRNKENCEELIIYDLIRPADDPLVKEVEALSLATWKTLGCRDAGRVDIRCDSLGKPYLLEVNPLAGLHPEHSDLPMLATKIGMTYTELIGAIIACATPRVAASRQSKARRLPRKQL
- a CDS encoding YkgJ family cysteine cluster protein, with amino-acid sequence MSEEFLCVRCSRVQLTCCQSCEIHPTAGDTERIAEHTGLTDFTEYRYPDDPVYLQHDDDPVWLAHVFRPDMTRRVLKRKENGDCMFLGNAGCVLPLEVRPLVCRIYPFQYNHTGLTGGLSDGCPTQLLQIGQTLLEALDMNQTDAERWHKQLYEEIVSGDPG